One window of Strigops habroptila isolate Jane chromosome Z, bStrHab1.2.pri, whole genome shotgun sequence genomic DNA carries:
- the LONP2 gene encoding lon protease homolog 2, peroxisomal isoform X2 — MLDMSVPAVAKLRRLLDNLPREALPDILTSIIRTSNQEKLQILDAVRLEERFKMTIPLLVRQIEGLKLLQKTRKPKQDDDKRVVAIRPNRRSNHIPSTTEDEEEEEDHDDVVMLEKKIRTSSMSEQALKVCLKEIKRLKKMPQSMPEYALTRNYLELMVELPWSKSTKDRLEIRAARIVLDNDHYAMEKLKKRVLEYLAVRQLKNNLKGPILCFVGPPGVGKTSVGRSIAKTLGREFHRIALGGVCDQSDIRGHRRTYVGSMPGRIINGLKTVGVNNPVFLLDEVDKLAKSLQGDPAAALLEVLDPEQNHSFTDHYLNVAFDLSQVLFIATANTTATIPPALLDRMEVIQVPGYTQEEKIEIAHRHLIPKQLEQHGLTPQQIQIPQVTTLDIITRYTREAGVRSLDRKLGAICRAVAVKVAEGQHKETKPDRAEVGEEDCKEHVTEDAKSESISDTADLALPPEMPILIDFHALKDILGPPMYEMEVSERLNQPGVAIGLAWTPLGGEIMFVEASRMDGEGQLTLTGQLGDVMKESAHLAISWLRSNAKRYQLTNASGSFDLLDNTDIHLHFPAGAVTKDGPSAGVTIVTCLASLFSGRLVCSDVAMTGEITLRGLVLPVGGIKDKVLAAHRAGLKRIIIPQRNEKDLEEIAVNVRQDLTFVMASCLDEVLNAAFDGGFAVKPRVERLNSKL, encoded by the exons ATTTTAGATGCTGTTAGGCTGGAAGAACGGTTCAAGATGACTATACCATTGCTCGTTAGGCAGATTGAAGGcctcaagctgcttcagaaaacaagaaagccCAAACAGGATGATGATAAAAGG GTTGTAGCTATCCGTCCTAATAGAAGAAGCAATCACATTCCAAGCACTAcagaagatgaggaggaggaagaagatcATGATGATGTTGttatgctggaaaaaaagattagaaCATCCAGTATGTCAGAACAAGCTCTTAAAGTTTGTCTTAAGGAAATAAAGAG ATTAAAGAAGATGCCTCAATCAATGCCAGAATATGCTTTGACAAGAAATTACTTGGAACTGATGGTAGAATTGCCATGGAGCAAGAGTACAAAAG ATCGCCTTGAAATTCGTGCAGCTCGAATTGTGTTGGATAATGATCATTATGCTATGGAGAAGTTGAAGAAGAGAGTTTTGGAGTACTTAGCTGTCCGACAGCTTAAAAACAACCTCAAGGGACCCATTCTTTGTTTTGTGGGGCCCCCAGGAGTTGGTAAAACCAGTGTTGGAAGATCAATTGCAAAGACGTTGGGTCGAGAATTCCACAGAATTGCTTTAGGAGGAGTCTGTGATCAGTCTGATATTCGAGGCCACAG GCGCACCTATGTTGGAAGTATGCCTGGCAGAATAATCAATGGACTGAAGACCGTTGGGGTTAACAATCCAGTATTCCTGTTAGATGAGGTTGATAAACTGGCAAAGAGCTTGCAGGGGGATCCTGCAGCAGCCTTGCTTGAG GTCTTGGATCCAGAACAAAATCACAGTTTCACCGATCACTACTTAAATGTAGCCTTTGATCTGTCCCAAGTCCTTTTTATAGCTACAGCCAACACTACAGCTACTATCCCACCTGCTCTGCTGGACAGAATGGAAGTTATTCAAGTTCCAG gatacacacaagaagaaaaaattgaaattgCACATAGACACTTGATTCCTAAACAGCTTGAACAACATGGCCTGACTCCCCAGCAAATACAGATTCCACAAGTAACCACTTTGGACATAATTACCAG ATACACTAGAGAGGCAGGAGTCCGCTCTCTGGATCGGAAGCTGGGAGCTATTTGCAGAGCAGTGGCAGTGAAAGTGGCAGAAGGacagcacaaagaaacaaagccagaTCGTGCTGAAGTGGGTGAAGAAG atTGCAAAGAGCATGTCACAGAAGATGCAAAATCAGAATCCATCAGTGACACGGCTGACCTGGCTCTGCCACCTGAAATGCCAATTTTAATTGATTTCCATGCTTTAAAAGATATCCTGGGGCCACCCATGTATGAAATGGAG gtGTCTGAACGCTTAAATCAACCAGGAGTAGCCATAGGCTTGGCTTGGACTCCCTTAGGAGGAGAGATCATGTTTGTAGAAGCCAGTCGCATGGATGGAGAAGGTCAGCTTACTCTGACTGGTCAGCTCGGAGATGTGATGAAAGAGTCAGCGCATCTTGCCATCAGCTGGCTGCGCAGCAACGCCAAGAGATACCAGCTAACCAATG cttCTGGAAGTTTTGATCTCCTTGACAACACTGACATCCATCTGCACTTCCCAGCTGGAGCTGTCACAAAAGATGGACCATCTGCTGGCGTTACCATAGTAACCTGTCTTGCTTCACTCTTCAGCGGGCGGCTGGTGTGTTCAGATGTAGCCATGACAGGAGAAATTACACTAAGAGGCCTTGTTCTTCCC GTGGGGGGAATTAAAGACAAAGTCCTGGCAGCACACCGAGCTGGACTGAAGAGAATTATCATTcctcagagaaatgaaaaggatcTTGAAGAAATTGCAGTGAACGTACGGCAAGATTTGACTTTTGTTATGGCAAGCTGCCTGGATGAAGTTCTTAATGCAGCTTTTGATGGAGGCTTTGCAGTTAAGCCTAGAGTTGAGCGCTTGAATAGTAAACTTTAA